A genomic window from Pecten maximus chromosome 4, xPecMax1.1, whole genome shotgun sequence includes:
- the LOC117326428 gene encoding uncharacterized protein SPEM3-like — translation MLTPLHTLLYIPIHLPLHIPLHIPLYTPLYTPLHIPLYTPLHTLLYIPIRIPLHIPLYTPLHIPLYTPLHIARYTPLDTPRHRPRRTPGDQPRDTPRHTPRDTPRHRPRHKPRDKPRDTPRHRPRDTARHRPRHTPRHKPRDKPRDTPRHRPRDTARHRPRDTPSPQTTRHSTPQTTPQTTPQTTRHSTPQTTRHTTPHTTRHSTPQTTRHSTPQTTRHTTHTPRHRPRDTPRHTPRDTPRDTARHRPLYTPLHIPLYTPLHIPLYTSLHIPLYTPLHTPLYTPLYTPLYTPLYIPLYTPLHTPLYTPLHTLLLIPLHLPLHIPFHIPFHIPFHIPLHTIFLYRVVLYHFSTYFYTVYDI, via the coding sequence ATGCTAACACCACTCCACACACTACTCTACATACCAATCCACCTACCACTCCACATACCACTCCACATACCACTCTACACACCACTCTATACACCACTCCACATACCACTCTATACACCACTCCACACACTACTCTACATACCAATCCGCATACCACTCCACATACCACTCTACACACCACTCCACATACCACTCTATACACCACTCCACATAGCACGCTACACACCACTCGACACACCACGCCACAGACCACGCCGCACACCAGGCGACCAACCACGCGACACACCACGCCACACACCACGCGACACACCACGCCACAGACCACGCCACAAACCACGCGACAAACCACGCGACACACCACGCCACAGACCACGCGACACAGCACGCCACAGACCACGCCACACACCACGCCACAAACCACGCGACAAACCACGCGACACACCACGCCACAGACCACGCGACACAGCACGCCACAGACCACGCGACACACCATCGCCACAGACCACGCGACACAGCACGCCACAGACCACGCCACAGACCACGCCACAGACCACGCGACACAGCACGCCACAGACCACGCGACACACCACGCCACACACCACGCGACACAGCACGCCACAGACCACGCGACACAGCACGCCACAGACCACGCGACACACCACGCACACACCACGCCACAGACCACGCGACACACCACGCCACACACCACGCGACACACCACGCGACACAGCACGCCACAGACCACTCTACACACCACTCCACATACCACTCTACACACCACTCCACATACCACTCTACACATCACTCCACATACCACTCTACACACCACTCCACACACCACTCTACACACCACTCTACACACCACTCTACACACCACTCTACATACCACTCTACACACCACTCCACACACCACTCTACACACCACTCCACACACTACTCCTCATACCACTCCACTTACCACTCCACATACCATTCCACATACCATTCCACATACCATTCCACATACCACTCCACACAATATTTTTGTATAGGGTAGTGTTGTATCATTTCTCTACCTATttttatacagtatatgatatataa